The Nerophis ophidion isolate RoL-2023_Sa linkage group LG20, RoL_Noph_v1.0, whole genome shotgun sequence genomic interval atatatatttacatagttAAATTTATTTACATTTAGATACAAATACacattgtatatatgtacaaaagaGTAATCATGTGAACAGTCAAGCACTTTGTATCCATTttaattaatgggaatatacaATGCAACATCATCAATGTACATATACGGGTATATAATAGGAGGCAATGTTATAAAAAAGTGAGCAAATAAGCAGACATTAACAATATTTGGTgtgcaataataataacaaagctGTGTGTTTGTGATCTTTGAAATCTTCCTAGTTGATGCTACATACAGTATCAATAAATACAGACTGTACACAACAACAGCACTTTCAAATGACAACAAATAACCTGAAACTACGCCTGGATGGGAAGCTTCTGGGGGCAATAAGACATGAATTAAATATGTTTAAACCTCATTAATAGGAAATTATTTGTTTGAACCGGATTTCCCCACTCCCAAGTTTCATTGGAAATTCACAGCAAATCACTGGCTAATAATTTACATTTCACATACTATGAAATGTATATTTACTGCAATTTTACAATTAATTACAACAAAGTTGCTACAAAATGCTGCAACCTCACAGTTGATTACACTTAAATGACAGTCATATGCTGTAACGTCACATTAATCTCTCGGGTTTAACATACCGCCACTTAGTGTACAagagtgtcagaataattgtttctagattatcaaaaaaaacaactttgtattacattttgttcctgacaagaagacacTGGGACTTCCAAGCTGACAGATGGCAGGATCTACCCAACTTCCAgaagaactctttttgaactattttacgggactctctttttgaactattttacgggactctctttgaacaacgtgacgaactctcttcgaactgttcggtaaccgaaggcAACGGTGTTTACGACtcacttccctcaggaagcagctgtgggaaggaaggaggagtacaatctttgggcagagcgtggtgaaggactgtacagagagtacagtggccatgtctctcctcagatctaagtccaaattgaattctgtctctgattctttgccttttttcttgtttaatagtcatcagtgtttgaacctgacaaagagTGTGCAACGTGATCAAATGGCTTTGAATCTACAGTCATTTGTAGTGATATTGACTATGATTACCGCATTTCACGGTGAAATAAGGGGTATCGTCATTAGTTAATTGTCGTAATTTTACAGTCAATTTTGATGACAGTATTTTAATTTCCAggataagcatcgactgcagAGCATGGTattgctgagaaggtgattggctgcaaactcccatccctccaggaccagaAGGTGTGTGGCTCGGATCACAGCTGACcattctcaccctggacacaaactattctcccctctcccctaaggcaggagactacggtccatccagacccacacctccctccacctgaagttttttcccctcggccatcaggcacatgaacaataagaagatctgatagctcagttacagctctttTTATTCCCTATTCTGGAttatgttttatgttgcacgattgcaccaagaaaaattcctagtttgtcaacccgttctcaaacaaggGCAATGAAAACTATTCTGATTTTGATAACGTGAAATATTGGTGCGTTTTTACACCGAGTGTCATTGTTTTCTCAGCTTTCAAACAAATCTAAGTCCAAAAAAGGACAGGAATTCTCAAGGCGCATCGCTATCACttattgtatttccttgaattgccgccggggcgctaattaatttaaaacctcttcacattcctgcgcttaccaaaggcatgcgctaattattttaaaacctattctcactccagcacttaccaaaggtatgcagtaaaaatttgagtgtgatgtaaacttggaacttaaatcctactgaatagttcttaatcttcttccctttatgagatttcaaattaccggtattaaaatcagcctcctccattttgaaaatgatgacaggggaagtctcctctctgagctgccaccttatcgtggtagaggagtttgcgtgtcccaatgatcgtaggagctatgttgtccgggggctttatgccccctggtagggtctcccaaggcaaacaggttctcggtgagggatcagacaaagagcagttcgaagacctttatgaagaagaaaaaacatagacccagatttccctcgcccggacgcgggtcaccggggcccccctctggagacaggcccggaggtggggcacgatggcgagcgcctggtggccgggcctgttcccatggggcccggccgggcacagcttgaagaggcaacgtgggtcacccctccaatgggctcaccacccatagcaggggccatagaggtcgggtgcaatgtgagctgggcggaagccgaaggcagggcacttggtggtccgatcctcggctacagaagctagctcttgggacgtggaacgtcacctcactggggggggaaagagcctgagctagtgcgcgaagttgagaagttccagctggatatagtcggactcacttcgacgcacagcaagggctctgtaaccacttctctcgagagggactggaccctcttccactctggcgttgccggcagtgagaggcgacgggctgggctggcaattcttgttgccccccggctcaaagccttcacgttggagtttaacccggtggacgaaagggtagcctccctccgccttcgggtggggggacgggtcctgactgttgtttgtgcttatgcaccaaacagcagttcagagtacccaccctttttgggagcactcgagggagtactggaaagtgctcccccgggtgattcccttgtcctactgggggacttcaacgctcacgttggcaacgacagtgaaacctggagaggcgtgattgggaagaatggccgcccggatctgaacccgagtggtgttttgttattggacttttgtgctcgtcacagtttgtccataacaaacaccatgttcaaacataagggtgtccatatgtgcacttggcaccaggacaccctaggccgcagttccatgatcgactttgtagttgtgtcatcggatttgcggcctcatgttttggacactcgggtgaagagaggggcggagctttctaccgatcaccacatggtggtgagttggctgcgatggtgggggagggtgccggacagacctgggaggcccaaacgcattgtgagggtctgctgggaacgtctggcagagtctcctgtcagagaaagtttcaattcccacctccggaagaacttttaacatgtcacgagggaggtgctggacattgagtccgagtggaccatgttccgcacctctattgtcgaggcggctgatcggagctgtggccgcaaggtagttggtgcttgtcggggcggcaatcctaaaaccccttggtggacaccagcggtgagggatgcagtcaagctgaaggaggagtcctatcgggtccttttggctcataggactccggaggcagtggacgggtaccgacaggccaagcggtgtgcagcttcagcggtcgctgaggcaaaaactcggacatgggaggagttcggggaagccatggaaaacgacttccggacggcttcgaagcgattctggaccaccgtccgccgcctcaggaaggggaagcagtgcactgtcaacaccgtgtatggtgcggatggtgttctgctgacctcgactgcagatgttgtggataggtggaaggaatactttgaagacctcctcaatcccaccaacacgtcttcctatgaggaagcagtgcctggggaatctgtggtggactctcctatttctggggctgaggtcgctgaggtagttaaaaagctcctcggtggcaaggccccaggggtggatgaggtccgcccggagttccttaaggctttggatgctgtggggctgtcttggttgacaagactctgcagcatcgcgtggacatcgggggcggtacctctggattggcagaccggggtggtggttcctctctttaagaagggggaccggagggtgtgttccaactatcgtgggatcacactcctcagccttcccggtaaggtttattcaggtgtactggagaggaggctacgccggatagtcgaacctcggattcaggaggaacagtgtggttttcgtcctggtcgtggaactgtggaccagctctatactctccgcagggttcttgagggtgcatgggagtttgcccaaccagtctacatgcgcttcgtggacttggagaaggcattcgaccgtgtccctcgggaagtcctgtggggagtgctcagagagtatggggtatcggactgtcttattgtggcggtccgttccctgtacgatcagtgccagagcttggtccgcattgccggcagtaagtcgaacacatttccagtgagggttggactccgccaaggctgtcctttgtcaccgattctgttcataacttttatggacagaatttctaggcgcagtcaaggcgttgaggggttccggtttggtgaccgcaggattaggtctctgctttttgcagatgatgtggtcctgatggcttcatctgaccgggatcttaagctctcactggatcggttcgcagcagagtgtgaagcgaccggaatgagaatcagcacctccaagtccgagtccatggttctcgcccggaaaagggtggaatgccatctccgggttggggaggagaccctgccccaagtggaggagatcaagtacctaggagtcttgttcacgagtgagggaagagtggatggtgagatcgacaggcggatcggtgcggcgtcttcagtaatgcggacgttgtaccgatccgttgtggtgaagaaggagctgagccggaaggcaaagctctcaatttaccggtcgatctacgttcctatcctcacctatggtcatgagctttgggtcatgaccgaaaggataagatcacgggtacaagcggccgaaattagtttcctccgccgtgtggcggggctctcccttagagatagggtgagaagctctgccatccgggaggaaatcaaagtaaagccgctgctccttcacatcgagaggagccagatgaggtggttcgggcatctggtcaggatgccaccagaacgcctacctagggaggtgtttagggcacgtccaactggtaggaggccacggggaatacccaggacacgttgggaagactatgtctcccggctggccttggaacgcctcgggatcccccgggaagagctagacgacgtggctggggagagggaagtctgggtttccctgcttaggcggttgcccccgcgatccgacctcggataagcggaagaagatggatggatggctggatgacaggggaagtctcacttgtgacgtcacaagtttgacccggcggtaatactaagcatgtgctaattatattgggaagcgagtttgacccggcagtaattcaaggcaggcacatactatatgccctgcggcaattcaaggaaatacagtacttgTTGTTTTGCTTGAAGATGGCCAGGTTGTAGTGGGCGAGTGTATGCTGTGTCAAGGTAAACCAACAAACCCCAAAGCCGATGTGTGCATCAAACCGTTCGCTCAAACCCAAAtcgataaaacaaaaacaaaacagcttcACTTGAACGTTTTGTTATTCTTCATTTTCAAAACTAAGGTTGGATACTTAGGGGTACTGAGCGGTTGAAGACCATTTCGGCTGGTGTCTCTTGTGCAGCGAGCACACCTGTGTCAGATTGATTATCAGGGCTCGGGCCTGCATTGAATGCGTCGCCGCTCAAAACCAACAAAAATGCGAGGTTTGTGGTATCTCTTTAGATGGATCCGACAGTCATTTTTCAAATTCCTGTTTGACTGCACAATGCTTCCGTATTTGTGGCCTATTTTGCAGGAGACACACATTTGTTTATTACCTTATAACCTTTGAGCATATGCactaaaatacatatattttctaTTCAACCCATGCATTTTGGGATTGTCTCATTCCTAATGCAAAACAAAAGGTgtagtatttttcagactatagggcgcaattaaaattatttcattttctcacagtgcacctaatgtacggaataattctggttgtgcttaccgacctcgaaacaattttatttggtagatggtgtaataaatgtgaccagtagatggcagtcacacataagagatacatgtagactgcaatatgaccatacttgccaaccctcccgattttccagggagactacctaatttcagtgcccctcccgaaaatctcccgggataaccattctcccaaatttctcccgattttgggggcgtgccttaaaggcactgcctttagcgtcctctctcacctgaaaaggagactattatttatgtctctgttatccataggtttagctataacccataaagtaggcaggcacggagctatttctcagcgtgtgtttactccagccagcacgttaatacactagcacacaacatccggattcccatcatgcattgcttcaaaactacggcaagtagtaatgtccaaaaacataaccaaagcgaagcagaagaacgaagaagagacatgacgACGACGAGTAAGAGGAAGTGGGGGGGATCTTAGCCCAGCCCCAACAGCtcccttcgcttcgcctcgtcgagaaatgtggcttccccagagacactggcggtcaccacaccccttcgactttcaggtacgaacatataatctcactaaaacactagtaacacaataagcagataagagattttccagagggcttcacggtggcagaggggttagtgcgtctgcctcacaatacgaaggtcctgcagtcctgggttcaaatccaggctcgggatctttgtgtgtggagtttgcatgttctccccgtgaatgcgtggcttccctccgggtactccggcttcctcccacttccaaagacatgcacctggggataggttgattggcaacactaaattggccctagtgtgtgaatgtgagtgtgaatgttgtctgtctatctgcgttggccctgcgatgaggtggcgacttgtccagggtgtaccccgccttccgcccgattgtagctgagataggcgccagcgccccccgcgaacccgaaagggaataagcggtagaaaatggatggatgggattttccagaattatcccagtaaatgtgtctaataacatctgaatcgctcccactgccctcgtttttttttttctagtccttcactctcaatttcctcatccaggaatctgtcaacctctctcaaattaatgggaaaatagtCGCttgctcggtccgaatcgctctcgctgctggtggccatgattgtaaacaatgttcagatgtgaggagctccacaacccgtgacgtcacgcgcaacatggtctgctacttccggtacaggcaaggcttttttttaattagcgaccaaaagttgcgaactttatcgtggatgttctctactcaatcttttcagcaaaaatatggcaatatgatcaagtatgacatagaatggacttgctatctccgtttgaataacaaaatctcatttcagtaggcctttaatgagcattataatccggtgtgccgtTTGCATGAAAAAAGACCAGAATATCCCCCTTCATCTgcagtgcgccctatagtccggtaAATACGGTGTATAAATTGTTGGTATTATGGGAAGTAATGGAGCGGAGTCTATCCTGGTGGCGATTGCGATGACGTCACAGCGTGGCCCCCTGCACACCTGAGTGTAGGCACGTTGACAATGGTAAAGATGGGAGTTACTGGCATGTTGGTGTGACAACGTTAAAccgtgtaaaaaaaacatgttttccacAGTCTCCTTCTGTTGggaatgttgttggtttttttcctCGTAAAATACAAAAAGTCCTTCAAGCCGCGCCTCCGTGAGTTAGGACGATTTCACAGTCGCTGAGGGTTTCGGCTCGACACGCACCTTTACCGGCCACCTCCAGGGGCGCCCCCTTGTAGGTGGCCACGCACTGGCTGTCCGTGCGCAGGTCTGCATGAACCTCATCCCACACCTGGGCCGAGTCCAGCTCTCTGTCCGGTTCACCTGAAGACCATCAAGCAATTGTCATGAGCTAATTCTTCGTaagaaaatatttaattaaagcaacaacaaaaaaactgtacAAAAAATAGAAGTGTATATATGTTTTGGGTTTTTcaggaaaaaaaagatgtttgtttacatgttttttttatttctctttgcaaCTTAtctataaaaactaaaaatcatcttttgatatgatgtacttagtccataagtacacaactgtgtacttcatgtgtagtgacatgctcatttttatttttacactttttttccccaaattccattgtatgatatactcttctgacaccaccagatggcagtataaatgtccacatatgtggccataagaccccaattcagtagtgtacacaattttggaaataagagctaaaaggtgctgtccacgcatgtggccactaatcCTTTATTAAAATACAGAGATACCTTCCATttttattgcactttttttttattaaacggaTCTAAATATGTCAGgagcaaaaatatattttacataaaatGTAATTATACTCATAACAAAATTAAAAAGGgaaattttaacattttaagtAGGTATGTTCCGATCAGGTCTCATACTGACGATTTTGATACCAATCATCCATAAGTGAGACTGTCTGATACCATACAGATCACATGCTTTAACTTTACATTTTTTCATGTATTTATGGTAAATGCtattgtaacaatatcaacacaatatttaatgtagttccttattctctttttCATGTATTTATGGTAAATGCTATTGACAGTGTAACCATATCAACACAACATTTAAAgtagttccttattctcttttattacagacaattgtttgagcaaaacaaactcaatagtacacaataaccaaACAAAAACTACTATCCACTATTTTTgaatcctttggtttttgcccctaaagttctcctgtgtccagaCTTCGGATAAGTGGGAGAAGAATGATGggtttgcaaacattaccaaaaaaaagggtgatttaaaaaaaaaaaaaatattgatctaattACTTTAAATATACTTTGACTACCTCTGGTATTGACACCACCAACTTATGTGACTGTGACAATGCCAACACACCACCAGTCGTTATATTATCATATCTCTTAGGgatgggcgataaaacgatatcaatcgATACATATCAGGATATACACGTAATCGATAtcgaagtgtttttttttcttcgtcgGAAGAAACCAGAAGTtacaaagcaaggttggttgcattaaCGAAAGccctcgctctctggtaaccaaGCAAGACCTCGAAATTATGGCAGTTTTGCGGATTTTTTCAAACGGACCTTAGTCAGACCATTGTGGTCCCCACCAAGACCACACCGCATTCACCGTGCTTACCCTTCAGAGCACAGCCGTAAATTTCGGCCACTAAACCTGTACAACGTATTTATTCTCAGGTTTCTGTTTACATTTCCATACTTtgcactactgtgttacatcttTACACATTCTTTaattttgcaccttcattttaaggtTATTGTTAAGTGGTCAATGTGAATTTAGAATTTTGTCGACATTGTTTGtgttccatgcttgtgttgacattttattTTCTTTCTGCCTTGATCGCTGAGGAGATTATAATCAGGTTACATTTTGAATAGAAATGTTCATAATGAATATATTGTTTACCTGAACCTTATTCAAGATAGGTCCCATAAAAATAACAATCATTATCTTGTATCATGATACGGTTTTCagtcatattgcccagccctactctcTCTAACTTTTATTAATCTGcctgttaataatgtttactttctgctgtaacataCTTCCATTGACACTTCTTAAACTTAACTAAGCACTTATTTCTACTCATGTTTAAAGCTAACTTAGCTATTAGCTTGCCTGCACCTGGCCTGCTCTCCATGTGTAACATGTTTtgcctcgtcctgcagtgataacacTACTTGGTACTTAAGGTACTTGAAAGAAATGGAGAGGATTGTGATTAATAATTATGTTTTAATGATGTCTGTATCGTTTCAGTGTATTATGGGCCATGTTTGGAATATAGTCTGATgatgattaatttaaaaataaatagtgaCAGACGGGATCGATGTTTAAAAGATCACGTGCTTTTTCACGTCCTGATACCAATCGACACATCCTGAGAACATACCACTGTTTAAAATGTCCACACTTTgaagtttttctttacttttttgtTTGAAGAGATAAGAAATAAGGTGTAAAAATAAAAGATTTTCAGATATATTaagatgtacacacacacacacacacacacacacatacatacatacatacatacatacatacatacatacatacatacatacatacatacatacatacatacatacatacatacatacatacatacatacatacatatatatatatatatatatatatatatatatatatatatacacatacacacacacagtatatagagagatgtccgataatgtctttcttgccgatatctgatattgtccaactcttaattaccaataccaatatcaaccgataccgatatatacagtagtggaattaacacgttattatgcctaattttgttgtgatgccccgctggatgcattaaacgatgtaacaaggtttgtttttttaaaataaatgaactcaagttatggaaaaaaatgccaacatggcactgccatatctaTTATTATGTACTTgtgtattattatgtattgtgtacttgtccctacgtccgtgtacacagcagcgttttaaaaagtcatacattttactttttgaaaccgatgccgatAATTTGGAAACCGAtacaataatttccgatattacattctaaagcatatatatatatatatatatatatatacacatacacacacacacacaaatatatagttCAATATATCATATCCAGCCACTCATGCAAATCAAATTGTCGATGTAGATAAtcaaatctgctgtacagatttactttagaaaagaaaagtgttggaTATTTCTCaagttgccttatttgtatttgactttattaaatgtttgggtagcattgaaaaacaaaacaaaacaaacaaacaagcttTTTTGAATAGTATAAAAATTGATCAGAACTGTATTATTTCATTAAGAGTAGTTCTAAatcgaaaatcgattctgaatcgaatcgtgtggtgttTTAAGATTCACAACCCGAGTAAGGATGTCCCCAAGTTGCCTGGACAGTCAATGCAatagtgtcccaatacttttgtccactgTCTCCCTTACCAAAGTTATCTAAGAGCCCTTTACCATAGATTTACGATTTTTACTTTTACAAAGGCACGACAACAAAGTTAAAATGTGATTTTAAAAAATGACCTTTACAGTGACTGAAGGTGTCATAGTTTGAACCTGGAACTGATTATTTATATTTCCTATGAGAAATATTGTTTTGAAATATGTACAAAGCTAATGTTTTGCATGGGGGAGTTGAACAGTACCTAGAAGGCCCCGGAAGGTGACTCTATCCCCGGGAAAAGCTCCATTGGGAGGGCTGAGAACCTCCACCTTGTCCGGCGACCTGACACAGATGACCACCGCCTGCGACGCCACGCCTCGGACCTGCGTCGGCTTCAAGTTGCACAGCAGGACAGCCATGCCGTTCTGCAACTGACACACGGCGTGCGCCGACGTTAGTCCACGCGACATTTCATTTCCATGTGACAGGACGCCGCACCTGGTTAACAGGCACACACTCGCTGACCACCGTCCTGGGATGGGCCTCTCCCACGTCCACGTGCCGCAAGTACAGATTGTCCGTTTCGGGAAGCTGCATGGTTCGGATTATGCATCCCACCCTCAGGTCCAGGCGGGAGACCTCCGCTTTGTTCGGACCGTCCGCAGCGTTGTCCGGACCGGAGGGCAGCTGTGCCTTCTTTGCCTTCTTTCTTTCTGGCATCAAAGAGAAGATTACATTATTATTTAAACATGCAACTATGGCTGCAACaatctaaagttaaagtaccaatgattgccacacacactcttgg includes:
- the LOC133539044 gene encoding aminoacyl tRNA synthase complex-interacting multifunctional protein 1-like, whose product is MGRSRELSDLQRGIVVGCHMCKKSLREIANLLNLPRSTVSNVVLQWKREGRTCPLPRCGRPHKLKEEHRQVLESLAQEQTFPSLQALTSEFQRASGAKVSSATVSRELREMGLRRRGSTDGKARERKKAKKAQLPSGPDNAADGPNKAEVSRLDLRVGCIIRTMQLPETDNLYLRHVDVGEAHPRTVVSECVPVNQLQNGMAVLLCNLKPTQVRGVASQAVVICVRSPDKVEVLSPPNGAFPGDRVTFRGLLGEPDRELDSAQVWDEVHADLRTDSQCVATYKGAPLEVAGKGACRAETLSDCEIVLTHGGAA